GTAGATTTTGTTTTGTGATTCATTGTCCAATTTCAAACTTAGCCAAAGATGTGAACGGTTTGTTGCCTGCTTATATAATTTCCAGAGAGGTTTATGAATACATGATGGCACAACACAGGGAGAAGGGAAATTTGAGAAGTGGAAAAGTTGAAAGTTCTGTTTCACAGAAGCCACAAGAAGCTCAAGATGAATATGATGAAGCGGCAAGACTATATGTATTTCGTGTAAAATCACTTAAGGAGGGACAAGGCCGTAGTCTTTTGGCACAGGCTGCTCGCCATCATGCTGCACAGGTGTCTGTTTTTCCTTTctgttctttttttaaaaaatcagcTCATCTGGATTAACTTCTTGGTTTTCCATCTCCATGAAAGCAGTTAAATTTCTTTCGGAAGGGACTTAAAGCTGTTGAAGCAATTGATGCTCAAATAAGAATTGCTGCAGAGAAGCATCATATCGATTACCAACTGAGTGGACTTAATGATGACGCAGCTGGGAAGGTTGAAGCCGTAAGTAGTTACGAGAGCATAGATAATGGTGAACTGAGTTTTGACCAAAGAGAAAATATACATGGGTTGGATAAAGTCGCCACCTCATCAAATCTAACAGAGGTAATCTTGTGGTATTAACTATGTTTATGTCGTACATGTGCTTTTAATGTGCTGTGACCGCTCCATTATACaatcaaaatttcaaattccTGCAGATAGATGTGAGCAAGTATCAAGGGGAACAACATTTTGGTAGGCAAGCTTGGGTAAGCAGCTATTCTGCCCCTTTATACCCAGAGAAAACCGACCCATCTAGAAAGCCTAAAGTAGTGCAACCTCCTGGAAAAATTTTCTCTTATGTGCTGCCTCCTCCAGTTGTTGATACCAAACCCCCAGTTTCAAGAACACCTACATCTGCTTCTCTCATTAATCCATCTCAAAAGCCATTACCAGATGAGAAACATGATAGAAACATTAATGACACTAGCACATCAACATCTGCCGCAAAACCCCCATTAGTTGAGAAAGACGTTAATGTTCATAGATTGTCATTCCCACGACAGGATTCTCATGGTGCATTTGACGGTAAATCAGTGAAAAGGCAAGCTTACTCTGGTCCATTACCACCAAGTAAGTCATTTTCAGGTAAAATGTCCATGGCATCTACTAGCGGCAGGAGTGATCATCAACAGATGATTTCACGGGTTCCAGTTTCTCACAGTGTTTCACCTCCTTCTCTTACTTCACCTAAGATAAATGAGCTTCATGAGCTTCCTAGGCCTCCTATTCGTGGTTTAGGCTTCTCCAGATCGGTTACATCTTCTAGTGGTTTGATTGGACCTTCTGCACCATTGTTTTTCAAGAATCAAGAAACGTCTATTCCAAATAAAGTACCTATTTTGACATCGACTTCTGCCTCTCCTCTTCCACCTCCTCCATTGGTTGTTCCTAGAAGTTTCTCTACCCCATCCCGCAATCAGAGAGCCATTTCTTTAGATGTCGCCAAACTTATGGAGTCTCCTCAGCCTGGACCAGCAGCCTCACCTCCACTCGCCCCTATTTCACTAGCAAACTTTAAGTTGCTGTCAACTGCTTCAGAAGTAGCCTCTGATATGACTCACATCTAAGGTACTGTAATATTAACATCTCTTTATTATCAACCAGATTTTTTGTTGGGTACTAAAGTTGTCGAGGTTGGTTTGACCATATTGATGACTGATCAAATGCACGGGATAATGATGGTGTCTTATTTCAGACTTGTGTAGCTGGATGCAGGTGGAAGATGATATTTGCAGTCTTGTTACGCATAGTGTTTTTGGCCAAATGATCATTCATCATCTTGGTATGTTTTCTGTAAATATGATGATGTTGATCTGTGTTCTCTTTCGGTTGgataactataataataagtataaaaaaataagagcTTTTTTTATGCCACGATGAAAAATGGGAAACCCACCGGGATATTCTCAAATACATTTATTAGAGAAAATTAAAGACTGTTTGTAAATAGATTGCAAAGTAAACTAAACAGCCCCCTTCCAAGTTCCAAACAAATAACAAAGCATAAATAAAGTGTAACTAAAGGAggaaaaaaaatgcatttttggcCTCTAAACAGTCCTGGaaggtcaaaaaaaaaaaaggttcagaACACAACCGATTACTCAGAAAGCCATGTGTTAGCACGAAAAATTTGGCCCAGACCATTATGAAATTTTAGGAAGAACGAAATCGTGATTATATCAAGATTTTGGATGACATTAGCATACGGCTTCATTCTGGCATCAGTTTTTGCAGAAGTATGTTCTTATGGTGACGCCAATCTGTGTTGTAGCTATCGATTGGGAGCAGCAGCTACTCGCTTTTATGCTAGCCATCGCCACGCCCTTTGATAAGGCATGCTCCCGCAAGGATTAGTTAGTACTTAGTAGCAACCCTACTCGAGGAGCTTGAACTGCAATGCAATGTGGTGCAATGGTAAATGAAGTAAATTTAGGATAGTTAACTTGATTTTGAGAACAATTAAATATGGAAGTTATGTTCGTTGTTTAGTTGTACGTATAGAAATATATGGGTATTTCAAAAGTTGATATTGATGTAAacctgaaaaaaaaaagtgttgcaCCTGATTTTTTCCATTCAAACATGGAAGATACACTTAGGGGTGTTTAGAATTgagttttgaattttgattaatGTGTGTGTAAACAATACAACTTTTATAGAGAAATTGTAAACGGatagacatttttttttctttcctaaaATGCAATTTATAAATGCATATTGTATTTTGAAAATGTAATATCAAACACCCACCTAGTCTTGCGTATGAgttaatttttaaacatttttctttataatttttagtaaCTTTTGTGAAACGAAAaatcttttatgtttatttttgaaaatacaatagAACATCTACAAATTAATACTCAGATAAATTACAACTTGAGACCAGTACAAATTTGGAccccaatcaataaaataataagataacaaTTTTTATGAAAGcccaatataaatatattagtcttgataaaactataaattaataatttttaaatatttttaaattctaaTATTGTCTAGTAAAAAATGAATTTACAGTCTTTTCTAACTTTCAATTTGACCCACTGTACCAAATTTTGTTGAGTGTATTATTGATGATCTCTCTTATACTCACATAGCAGTTTTCGTTGTTGATTGGTCatgattgattttttaatacCTTTTAGTTTATAAGCCAtatttgatgtgattttaaagCTTACTATTCGACATTTAATAGTGATCAATTTAGAATCTTACacatttaactatttttaattcaaaataatGAACTTGACAGTTTATTTAATATGCGAATGTAAATCTGACATGTAAATTTTGAATGTCATATATAAACCTCTTTAAATTAGAAACTTATTAATtaatcgatataataatatttcactaagttaataaaaaacatcgatcccaacattattaatttatgaagGTTTTATTGTAAACAACTATGATACATTTAGTTTAGTTTGTAAGTGAGTTGGTactgaggtttttttttttttttttgtaaagtgagTTTCAATTCAGACGTATTGGAGGTGATTTTAACCAGAGATTTTCTTAACCTCCAACCCTCAGATCATGGAAAATTCCTTTGAGATGAGAACTCCACGACTCGAACATGAGATTTTGGGTAAACTCACCCCCGGGGCTCATatagtggatttagaaaatACTTCTGGCTACTGGGTTTAAGCTAGTTTGTAAGAAAAAAGTTTGAGAcaaattttcatattattattggtATAAGTTATTACTCTTTAACTTGAGTTTGATTTaagtaaaatttttaataagtttatatgaaaaaacaaatgagATGAGTAGAAAAAGAGAGGAGGAAAGGGTCCACAAAAAGTCTTTTGAAAAACTTTGGGTTTGCTTTGAATCGAAAAACCAATATCTTGAGTTTGATTTCCAATCTTAGAATCGATATATCTTCAAACTAAACATGTGTTATGATTccaaaaaaacaatttattcCCGAAAACCGTAATTGAAATACACCTTAAACACACTTCCAAAATTTTTGAGTGGTAATTTGCATAATTTAACCTTTTCTACAAATGGTAGTAAATTTGAAGAAttcttattataaattttagaaCTTTTCTTTGAACTTCAACATCACACTCTTAATTATCAAGATTGACGCATTTTCTCATAGTTATCACATTGAAAATTGAACTCTATAAGGTGGAGAGGAATCATGTAGTTTAATTTTTCATCTCTCTCAAATCCCACCAATCAAATACATCCAATtcaattttccttttcaatcCTCCCAACCAACCCTCCCAACCATTTTCAATGGCATTCATTACCTTCTCAACTCTaccaaatttaatttttttctttttcatttaatttaatcaaacatttttttcttttttaataaaaacttaaatattttattaaaattaaactaaacattacataaatataaattaaaaagtacataacaACTCAAACCGAAATTTAAATTCTACATGATCACGAAGACAACTAAATCAAACTCGCAACTGATGGTGGCTGCATCGCTGGATCGTCAATGTATGATAAGTCTAAAGCCGATATATGCGCTGTGAGATCATATCGGAGCCGATGATGCACTTCCTCGTCCTGTAACTTCCAGTTTGCTTCCGGGTTATAAACTCTTGGCACCGGTGGATCCATAATATGAACCGGTGATATTGTCCGCCCGTTGTCTTTTATGAGGACGAAAAAATGGTTCGTTAAACTTTGAGTCTTCAACGAAGTAGTTACGCATTAGTATCGCATGAGCTTCTTCTCGATTTCAATCGATATACTTACGAGTGTCGGAAAAGGTGCCGGTATCTTCAAGCTCGGTGTACACTTgattaaaaaactgaaaagtacTCCCCGTAGACGAATTGTCTAACTCCGGTGGAacacaaaatgaagaagatgaggaagaggaatccattttttagtaatgtggtgttttttttttttttttgtaaaattttgaagatatgtttttgtttggtgattttttaggttaaaaatgaagtgtatatatagataaagaataggggaatttttttttttttttaatgtgttcaACGGTCAAAAGAGGGCTGGACCCCACCTCCACACGCTCCCCCACGCTCCTCCTAACGTTCGAAAATTCCTAACCCTCAGCTGGCTTTAATCTCGCCCATATTTAACCCGCCTTCAAGCCGTTTGGATGGCGGCGGTGTTCTTTGACGACATGCTCAACCCCGGTGCGCGGTGCCACTTCCTTCCCCCTAATgcccaataaaaaaaaaaatcatcaatgtgatagCCCTCACTCTGATATTATGACGCATAAATTTCAGAACGCGCCAAAGTTTATCACGTAAAAACCGTGCCATTTCCATCACATGATACTATCACACTCTATTAGAAGTGCTCTCATGAAAATGAACCTTTTCTTGAACAATGAAAATGaaccttttaaataaaaaaaacgtaTAAATAACATAATGTAAGTGATCACCAAGCTGATGagagttactttttttttgaacagtcaAAAAGgatattttattaatagaaGAAAAACTAGCGAGGAGCTAGGAATACAAAGCATAACACAAAGCGAAAAATTACAAACTAAGGGCGAGCAAATGGGCATAACAGAAACTAGAAACTGAAGGAGTTCCACTTATGCCAATCGATGGTATTATTTGGTGACCTATGAGCAATCCAGAGAAAACTGAGGGATTTGAGTTCTTTAATTGCATAGCGAAGAGATGGAACTTTATTGTTGAAAACCAAATCATTCCGGGTCTTCAACAGAATCCAGCAGTAGGCGAGAACTACAAGGTTAACAAACTTCTTCTTCCTTGTATCAATTCCAGCCATCGTGTGTAAATCGAAAAGCTCTCTGAGATTAGAAAGCTTTGGTAAGGGGAGGCGGCACCATAAGGAAAGAAATGTCCATAGAGAGTCAGCAAGTTGGCAGTGCAGGAACAGATGAGCAACCGTCTTGTCATGGTTATTACAAATGGGGTAGGATGGGGAGGTGACAGCAATGTTTCGTTGAAGAAGCAAATCTTTCGTAGGTAGGCGGTTTTGTTCAATACGCCATCCTAGGATATTTACTTTGAGAGGTGCCAAGCGGTTCCATGGAAAAGGCCAGGTTTTCGGACCAAAAGTTGCATTTTGGAGACAACATCGCATAGACTTGGTGGTAAAGGATCCAGAGGGGTCAAGCTTCCATGTCCAGGTGTCACTAGAGTTTGTCAGGTGTGTGCGTGAGATCAAAGATAAAAGGGCTTCGAGTTGTTGCAGTTCGGTGGAAGAGGTGGGAGGCTTGGACCAGTTCCATTGCCATTGGGAGAATAATCCATTACCGGTGCAACGATCTTTGATGAGGTAGGTCTTCTCTCGTTCAAGCTGAAATAGATCAGGAAATAAAACAGAAAGGGGGGAACTGCCGATCCATGTGTCTGACCAAAATCGAATAGTCGCACCATTGCCAACACGCCCTGTAATCTGAGACTCCAAGCAAACATTAAAATGGACAAGGTGGGAATCAAGTTTGGCGATAGTTCTCCAAACTCCCACCAAATTCGGTTTAAAAGGGACAGGGGATTGGCTACGATTAGAAAAGTGTAAGGAAGAGATGACGCGTCCCCAAAGACAATGGG
The Erigeron canadensis isolate Cc75 chromosome 2, C_canadensis_v1, whole genome shotgun sequence DNA segment above includes these coding regions:
- the LOC122588750 gene encoding uncharacterized protein At2g33490-like isoform X1 produces the protein MKSSLGKLGRKLSMNSRIDGKDKKDHQHLSTAHFEELAQASKDVEDLRNCYDSLLSAAAATANSIFEFSESLSEMGTCLLYKTTADTDDESGIVLSALGNMQADLHKIADTYRSYIILTVTNPTESLLAELRKVEEMKLQCDEKREVYEYMMAQHREKGNLRSGKVESSVSQKPQEAQDEYDEAARLYVFRVKSLKEGQGRSLLAQAARHHAAQLNFFRKGLKAVEAIDAQIRIAAEKHHIDYQLSGLNDDAAGKVEAVSSYESIDNGELSFDQRENIHGLDKVATSSNLTEIDVSKYQGEQHFGRQAWVSSYSAPLYPEKTDPSRKPKVVQPPGKIFSYVLPPPVVDTKPPVSRTPTSASLINPSQKPLPDEKHDRNINDTSTSTSAAKPPLVEKDVNVHRLSFPRQDSHGAFDGKSVKRQAYSGPLPPSKSFSGKMSMASTSGRSDHQQMISRVPVSHSVSPPSLTSPKINELHELPRPPIRGLGFSRSVTSSSGLIGPSAPLFFKNQETSIPNKVPILTSTSASPLPPPPLVVPRSFSTPSRNQRAISLDVAKLMESPQPGPAASPPLAPISLANFKLLSTASEVASDMTHI
- the LOC122588750 gene encoding uncharacterized protein At2g33490-like isoform X2 — protein: MKSSLGKLGRKLSMNSRIDGKDKKDHQHLSTAHFEELAQASKDVEDLRNCYDSLLSAAAATANSIFEFSESLSEMGTCLLYKTTADTDDESGIVLSALGNMQADLHKIADTYRSYIILTVTNPTESLLAELRKVEEMKLQCDEKREKGNLRSGKVESSVSQKPQEAQDEYDEAARLYVFRVKSLKEGQGRSLLAQAARHHAAQLNFFRKGLKAVEAIDAQIRIAAEKHHIDYQLSGLNDDAAGKVEAVSSYESIDNGELSFDQRENIHGLDKVATSSNLTEIDVSKYQGEQHFGRQAWVSSYSAPLYPEKTDPSRKPKVVQPPGKIFSYVLPPPVVDTKPPVSRTPTSASLINPSQKPLPDEKHDRNINDTSTSTSAAKPPLVEKDVNVHRLSFPRQDSHGAFDGKSVKRQAYSGPLPPSKSFSGKMSMASTSGRSDHQQMISRVPVSHSVSPPSLTSPKINELHELPRPPIRGLGFSRSVTSSSGLIGPSAPLFFKNQETSIPNKVPILTSTSASPLPPPPLVVPRSFSTPSRNQRAISLDVAKLMESPQPGPAASPPLAPISLANFKLLSTASEVASDMTHI